A window from Nitrospirae bacterium YQR-1 encodes these proteins:
- a CDS encoding reverse transcriptase domain-containing protein: protein MTKDGKPSRKASPVGITPWDTLNWKRIISNVRWLQARIVKATREGDHRMVRRLQWKLTNSFSAKALTVKRVTENRGKRTAGVDGEIWITSTRKMQAVKSLNRKRYKAQPLKRIEIPKPNGKKRPLGIPTMKDRAMQALYLMALDPIAECKADRNSYGFRPKRSVADAIQQCHTVLSKSNSAQWILEGDIKGCFDNINHNWLKQHIPMSKTILNKWLKCGYMKGNTLYATDNGTPQGGIISPILANLTLDGMETKIHEYGKVTLPSTHTN from the coding sequence ATGACGAAAGATGGGAAACCATCCCGAAAAGCATCTCCTGTAGGGATAACGCCATGGGACACATTAAACTGGAAAAGGATTATCTCAAATGTTAGATGGTTACAGGCACGTATTGTCAAGGCAACACGAGAAGGAGACCACCGTATGGTAAGACGGTTACAGTGGAAACTAACCAATTCGTTTAGCGCCAAAGCATTAACGGTTAAACGAGTTACCGAGAATCGAGGTAAAAGGACAGCAGGTGTAGATGGAGAGATATGGATCACGTCAACAAGAAAAATGCAGGCTGTAAAGTCTCTAAACCGCAAAAGGTATAAAGCTCAGCCACTGAAAAGGATTGAAATCCCAAAACCTAATGGGAAGAAAAGACCTCTTGGTATTCCGACGATGAAAGACAGGGCAATGCAGGCACTGTATCTCATGGCATTAGACCCTATCGCCGAATGCAAAGCCGACAGAAATTCATACGGATTTAGACCCAAAAGGTCTGTAGCGGATGCGATACAACAGTGCCACACTGTACTATCGAAATCTAATTCGGCTCAATGGATACTCGAAGGAGACATTAAGGGATGCTTTGACAATATTAACCACAATTGGTTAAAACAACACATTCCCATGAGCAAAACAATCCTTAACAAATGGCTGAAATGCGGATACATGAAAGGCAATACGCTGTATGCAACCGATAATGGAACACCACAAGGCGGGATAATCAGCCCCATACTGGCAAATCTGACGCTCGACGGTATGGAAACAAAGATACACGAATATGGAAAGGTTACATTGCCATCAACCCACACAAATTAA